A genomic segment from Alteribacillus bidgolensis encodes:
- a CDS encoding RsiV family protein: protein MERYRLPVPVHSYSIMAPNISIFYPQLMLLNPMHQHKLNDTIFTKMDGMFLQVKELGYYEPGVTEIIGNYEMKNNQRGIVSFTFTLFANMPSLAHPVEFMDSLTADVQSGEIYQLKDLFKQGSDYEARINAIIEEQIKRRDIPLLNGFPGISPNQKYYIADKTLVIYFNEYDISPGYAGFPMFPIPAFELQDITKENSPLDVLSV from the coding sequence ATGGAACGATACCGTCTGCCGGTCCCTGTTCATTCCTATTCCATTATGGCACCGAACATTTCGATTTTTTACCCGCAGTTAATGCTGTTAAACCCAATGCATCAGCATAAATTAAATGACACCATATTTACCAAGATGGATGGGATGTTTTTACAAGTGAAAGAGCTTGGGTATTATGAACCAGGCGTGACAGAGATTATTGGAAATTACGAAATGAAAAACAATCAGCGCGGCATTGTAAGTTTCACATTCACGCTTTTTGCTAATATGCCTTCGCTTGCACATCCAGTCGAATTTATGGATTCGCTGACTGCCGATGTTCAATCGGGAGAAATTTACCAATTAAAGGATTTATTTAAACAAGGAAGTGACTATGAAGCACGAATTAACGCCATTATTGAGGAGCAAATTAAACGAAGGGATATACCTCTTTTGAATGGATTTCCTGGAATTTCTCCAAACCAAAAATACTATATTGCCGATAAAACGTTGGTTATCTACTTTAATGAATATGACATCTCACCTGGGTATGCAGGGTTTCCAATGTTCCCCATTCCGGCTTTTGAACTCCAAGACATCACCAAAGAAAATAGTCCGCTTGACGTATTGTCTGTGTAA